The Macrococcoides canis genome has a window encoding:
- a CDS encoding metal ABC transporter ATP-binding protein: MEPVFEIKDVSYRYPDKKALSHINISVYPGDFLAIVGPNGSGKSTLLKLILGILNLQEGSILMNGTDIRKLKNRTGIGYVSQKSNAGNSGFPANVFEVVRSGLIQIKPMFKRFDRNDHKKVDDILKRLHIEQLKDKNISDLSGGQQQRVYIARALISNPSVLVLDEPTVGIDAKHVAEFYTLLEQLKQEGITILLVTHDIGVVVDTATQVACLNEHLHFHGTTHQFKSLDEVEISKIYGHPVQFIDHSGHDRECCL, encoded by the coding sequence ATGGAACCCGTATTTGAAATAAAAGATGTATCATACCGTTACCCAGATAAAAAAGCATTATCTCATATCAATATTAGTGTATATCCAGGTGATTTTCTCGCAATTGTGGGTCCAAATGGTTCAGGAAAATCAACTTTGCTGAAACTGATACTTGGCATTTTGAATTTGCAGGAAGGCAGCATTCTGATGAATGGTACGGACATCCGTAAACTAAAGAATCGTACAGGCATCGGTTACGTATCTCAAAAATCAAATGCAGGGAATTCAGGGTTTCCTGCAAATGTTTTTGAAGTTGTAAGAAGTGGTTTAATACAGATAAAACCAATGTTTAAAAGGTTTGACAGGAATGATCATAAAAAAGTGGATGATATTTTAAAACGTCTGCATATTGAGCAGCTAAAGGATAAAAACATTTCAGATCTTTCTGGTGGACAGCAGCAGCGTGTATATATCGCACGAGCTTTAATCTCAAACCCATCAGTGCTCGTCCTGGATGAACCTACTGTAGGAATCGATGCGAAACATGTGGCGGAATTCTATACGTTACTTGAACAGCTTAAGCAAGAAGGTATCACGATTCTACTTGTAACCCATGATATCGGTGTCGTCGTTGATACAGCAACACAGGTCGCTTGTCTTAACGAACATCTGCATTTCCACGGAACGACACATCAATTTAAGTCCCTTGATGAAGTTGAAATCTCTAAGATATATGGACATCCTGTACAGTTCATCGATCATAGCGGACATGATAGGGAGTGCTGTTTATGA
- a CDS encoding DEAD/DEAH box helicase, producing the protein MDKHPFEHFELAPYLIEAVKDLNFNQPTEIQRRVIPKLKKDTHLIGQSQTGTGKSHAFLLPLINKIDKDLIQPQVIVLAPTRELAKQLYDASEHLISFTEGIKAGLYIGGTDKNKDIQKSKVQPQIVIGTPNRIKDLAEENVLHIHLANAVVVDEADLMIDLGFLPTVDKIAANVSRDAQIAVFSATIPKALHPFLNKYLSKPEFIEIEPDSKTNKNITFYLVPTKSNDKKEKLVSVMNTCNPYLAIIFANSRDRADELAEFLQDQGMKVGIIHGGLAPRERTQMMKRVKNLEFQYIIASDLASRGIDIEGVSHVFNYDIPKDIDFFTHRVGRTGRGNYTGVAITLYTPDEEDLINQIEKKGFSFIHSDIKNGELTEIKDRTERRSRQKKEDNIEKSLVHKVKKKKKVKPGYKKKFRYELDKIKRNEKKAHSKRVNKQNRKG; encoded by the coding sequence ATGGACAAACACCCATTTGAACATTTTGAACTTGCACCATATTTGATAGAAGCGGTGAAAGATCTTAATTTCAACCAGCCCACAGAAATCCAGAGAAGAGTTATTCCTAAATTAAAGAAAGATACACATTTAATCGGACAATCTCAAACTGGTACAGGTAAATCACATGCATTCCTGTTGCCGTTGATCAATAAAATTGATAAAGACTTAATACAGCCGCAGGTGATTGTGCTAGCACCTACGCGTGAACTTGCAAAACAATTATATGATGCGAGTGAACATTTGATCTCCTTTACTGAAGGTATTAAAGCAGGCCTTTATATCGGAGGAACAGATAAGAATAAAGATATACAGAAATCTAAAGTACAGCCTCAAATCGTTATAGGCACACCAAACCGTATTAAAGATTTAGCAGAGGAAAATGTACTGCATATTCATTTAGCAAATGCAGTAGTAGTTGATGAAGCGGATCTGATGATTGATCTTGGATTCTTACCGACAGTCGATAAAATTGCAGCGAACGTATCGCGTGATGCTCAGATTGCTGTCTTTTCAGCAACGATTCCTAAAGCATTACATCCTTTCTTAAACAAATATTTATCAAAACCAGAATTCATTGAAATTGAACCTGATAGTAAGACGAATAAGAATATTACGTTCTATCTTGTTCCGACAAAGAGTAATGATAAGAAAGAAAAGCTAGTGAGCGTTATGAACACGTGTAATCCATATTTAGCTATTATCTTTGCGAATAGTCGTGACCGAGCAGACGAACTTGCTGAGTTTCTGCAGGATCAAGGGATGAAAGTTGGAATCATCCATGGAGGTCTGGCTCCTAGAGAACGAACTCAGATGATGAAACGTGTCAAGAACTTAGAATTTCAATATATTATAGCGAGTGACCTTGCAAGTCGTGGTATCGATATAGAAGGTGTAAGCCATGTGTTTAACTATGATATTCCAAAGGATATCGATTTCTTTACACATCGTGTCGGTCGAACAGGACGTGGGAATTACACAGGTGTAGCAATTACGCTTTATACACCAGATGAAGAGGACTTAATCAACCAGATTGAGAAAAAAGGCTTCTCATTTATTCATTCAGATATTAAAAATGGTGAACTCACAGAAATAAAAGACCGTACTGAACGTAGAAGTCGTCAGAAAAAAGAAGATAATATTGAAAAGTCATTAGTTCATAAAGTAAAGAAGAAAAAGAAAGTGAAACCAGGGTATAAGAAGAAGTTCAGATATGAACTAGATAAGATTAAACGCAATGAGAAAAAAGCACACTCTAAGCGCGTTAATAAGCAAAACAGAAAAGGTTAA
- a CDS encoding deoxyribonuclease IV, giving the protein MLIGSHVSMSGKKMLLQASEEAAIYGASTFMIYTGAPQNTRRKAIEDLNIEAGQAHMQAHGLSNIVVHAPYIINIANTVKPEVFNLGVEFLQKEIERTEALGAKDIVLHPGAHVGAGEEAGIKKIIEGLNEVLTNNNDVRIALETMAGKGSECGKSFEELAEIISGVTHNERLSVCFDTCHTHDAGYDIVNDLDGVLQEFDDIVGIDRIKVVHVNDSKNVLGARKDRHENFGFGNIGFDALTNIVYHEAFENIPKILETPYVQVGDDKKNKKPPYKFEIDMIKSRTFDPELLEKIKLQ; this is encoded by the coding sequence ATGTTAATCGGATCTCATGTATCAATGAGCGGAAAGAAGATGCTCCTGCAGGCATCTGAAGAAGCAGCAATCTACGGTGCTTCTACATTTATGATCTATACGGGTGCACCTCAAAATACACGACGTAAAGCGATCGAAGACTTAAATATTGAAGCAGGACAAGCACATATGCAGGCACATGGTCTGTCAAATATTGTTGTGCATGCACCTTATATCATCAATATTGCAAATACGGTAAAGCCTGAAGTATTTAATTTAGGAGTCGAGTTTTTACAAAAGGAAATCGAGCGTACAGAAGCGCTTGGTGCAAAAGATATCGTGCTGCATCCAGGTGCACATGTCGGGGCTGGAGAAGAAGCAGGGATCAAGAAGATAATAGAAGGTCTGAACGAAGTCCTGACAAATAATAACGATGTGCGTATTGCACTTGAAACAATGGCGGGTAAAGGCTCAGAATGTGGGAAATCATTTGAAGAACTTGCAGAAATTATTTCAGGTGTAACACATAATGAGCGACTTTCTGTATGTTTTGATACTTGTCATACACATGATGCAGGATATGATATTGTCAATGACCTGGACGGTGTATTACAGGAATTCGATGACATTGTTGGAATCGATCGTATAAAAGTTGTGCACGTCAATGACAGCAAAAATGTGCTAGGTGCCAGAAAAGATAGACATGAAAATTTCGGCTTTGGCAATATTGGATTTGATGCATTAACTAACATCGTCTATCATGAGGCATTTGAAAATATTCCTAAGATTTTAGAGACACCTTATGTTCAAGTTGGTGATGATAAGAAAAATAAAAAACCACCTTATAAATTTGAAATCGATATGATTAAAAGCAGAACTTTTGATCCTGAATTATTAGAAAAGATTAAATTGCAGTAG